ctgtgtccTTGATTACCTTTCCCAACCCTAAACTTGACCCCTAGCCCTTGCTACCAGCGTCCTCGACACGAAATCTCCTCCTCCACCAAACACCCCATTCTCACCCTTGTCAGAGCCACCTGGCCAAGCCTgagctcaccccaccccaccccaccccacccatacACACCGAGTCACACCACACTCCTTGATCCCATCAGGGCCTACCTGGACATGGACCTGACCCTGACCCGGGAGCAGACAGAACGTCTGTCCCAGCAGATTGCCTCCCACGTGGTCTCCACGGCCACGCAGCTGCGGCATTTCTTCCTGGTGGAAGATCTGGTGGATTCGCTCAAggtacccccccacccccacccccaaactgcCCCTGGCCTGTCAGCTCTCTCCTCTGCACCCATCCTGGGGGGCAGGGTTCACACAGCCCGTAGGTCTTTCTGACGCCTGACGTTCACCCCGCAGCTGGCTCTTCTCTTCTACATCCTGACCTTCGTGGGAGCCATCTTCAACGGCTTGACTCTGGTCATCCTGGGTGAgctgggaagggggggggggaaggcgtGGGGAAGCGGGTTGCTGAGGTCTGGTGAGGGATAGGGTCCCTCTGCTGGGAGGACCTGACCCCCCTCCCGTTCTGTGTCTGTAGGAGTGTGTGCTTTGTTCACCGTCCCCCTTCTGTACAGACAACACCAGGTGAGTGTGGCAAGCTCTCCATGTCGGCATGGAAGCCGAAAACGGGTGGTGTGACGCAGGCAGGCAGACTCGGGAGAGTGGGGACAGAGGATGGTATGGGTTCAAGATCAGTTGCTTAGACTCtaccagtgagggactggggcaCGTATGAGACACTTCCGGTGCCAAAGGCTCtagaccagcggttctcaacgCGGGGGTCGAAACCCTCGGGGAAGTTCAGTGACCCTTTCACGGTGGTCGCCTGAGACCATCGGGAAACACAGACATtcacactatgattcataacggtagcaaaaattacagctatgaagtggcaacgaaaatacttttatggttgggggtcaccacaacaaccTGTATggaagggtcgcagcgttaggaggGTTGGGAACCACAGGTCTAGACAGTGAAGGccgtgggttcaaggccagtgcCACCAAAAAAGTGAACAATCTGAggacccaggaggctgaggcagggggatgcctGTATGTTCAAGGCTAGTTAGGGCTGTGTTGCAAAGCCCTGTCTGTAAAACTAAAACACAGGCGGAGGATGCAGCTCAATCAgtagtccttgcctagcatgcatgaagcctcaGGTTTGATCTCTAGCAGTGTATAAAaccagacctgtaatcccagcacttgggagctagacacagaaagaccaggagttcaaggccagcctcaggtactttgtaagtttgaggccaacctgggctacatgagacacaaAGGCAGAAGGGCCAGTTATGGTTCTCGCAGTGGAAGCTGGAGCGGTGggccccacaccctcttctgatttggggatgtgggagctggaggcagcatCCCACGTCAGTTACCCAGAACCCCTTGTCGTCTCTTTGGTCTCCCCAGGCCCAGATCGACCAGTATGTGGGGTTGGTGACCAATCAGTTGAGTCACATCAAAGCTAAGTAAGTTCACGAGATGACGACAGGGAGGGGGATGGAGCCTGGGATATTGCTGTTTGCGGGTTTTTCTTTCGTGTCGTCctgtccgccccccccccacgcccacTACACTTCCTACCCCCAAATCTCCCAGAGCACGTTGTCCCTTTCTCAAAGCAGGTCATCAGGCGGAGGACAGGGCAGCTTCGAGTGTTAAGCCAGCCTTGCGCACCTTCTCCATCTCTTGTCACGCCTCATGGCCCCTAATTTTGCTCCCTCAGGATCCGAGCTAAAATCCCGGGGACCGGGACCCCGGCAGCATCTGTAGTCTCCGGATCCAAAACCAAAGGCGAATGAGAGGGGTGTCTCTGCTCGAGGGACGcctgcccaccccccagctgCCCTCCTGCCCCTTCACTTCCCGTGCATCCACACCCTCTCCCACTCGGCCGAGCCATTTCCCAGTGGGAAGTGCCTGAGCGACCCGGACTACATTTCCTAAGAGGCTCTGCTCTAAGAGTCCAGGAAAGGCCAGGCTCCTTGGCCGCGGAGCCTGCTGGGACTTGTAGTGAAATAGTCAGACGCTGTCCTGCACTTCCGTGACCCGCCGCCGGAGGCGCCGTGAGGGGCTTTGCATGGGGTCCAGACGAGCCCTGAGCTTGGATTTACACTGTAATAAAGACTCCTGTGGAAAATCCACGGCCTTCTGTGCTTTAAGGCCCCTCCGCTTATACCTTCCTAcactgaaaaacatttttaaaagatggtggCGCAGTCCTtaaatcgcagcactcaggagtcagaggcaggtggatcttggagtttgagaccagcctggtctgcccagtgagtttcaggacagccagggctatgtggagagaccctgtctcgaaacaaacaacaacaaaaagagatgattggggggggggggctgcaagATGGGGCTCATCCAGTAAAGGCCTTGACGGTCTGAATTGGATCGTCGAATTCCCcacggtagaaagagagaaccgacCCCACTGTCCTGTTATTTTCCTGTCTGCTCCATCGCATCACCGCACTCACCCACCATAAACAAAGAAGtgtcattttaataatttccaaataaaagCTAGAAAGTTAATTATTGGGGCTGATGAGACGCACCGACCTCCAAATGAGATCCATTTCCGGGCACCGTGCTGTGAGAGACCAGAAATGACCCCTTCGAGTTGTTCTTGTACACCCTCACAGATGCGTTcagataaataactaaataaatgtttgggaaaaaataaaaagcgaGGCGTGACGGAGGTAGGTGGATCTCggcgagttcaaggtcagcctggtttacaaccAAACCCTGTCTATAATCTGTAAccatcagaccctgtctcaaaaacgaaaGGGGAAAGACTTCAGATCAGTGAGAGAGTCCAGccggtaaaggtacttgctacaCAGGCGTGGTGGTATGAGTTGAATCTGGGGGATGGACGGAACGGTAGAGAAatgccaggctggagagatggctcagcagttaagcgcaCCAGATGCTCTCCCAAAGGTCCAAGGTTTtgcacacagtggctcacagccaccttgAACTCCAGTCtcgggatctgatgccctcttctggcctctgcaggcactgcaggCGCTGTGCTGCACAGACGCACACATCCGTGCgggcaaaacacacaaaaatgtaacAGTAGAGCCTGGAAGACAGCAGTCTccatgaggttgtcctctgacctccacattcatgctATGtcttgtgtacacacacgcacatcatGACAATAAGTATATTTTCCAAGTGTGACCCAGCAGAAATGCTCAATCTAGAAATGTCTATGGTTACTTGGTTGTTTACGAGAGTGATATTGTTTCCCAAATGTCATTCACTTCCTTGTGAGATCCTTCATGCTAGGGATGTGGTTTAGCGGAAGAGCACTTGCAGAGCACGTATCAGGTCCCTTGTTTAATACCCAGCACCGCCTGACTCAGAAAAACACAGTGGatggccagacatggtggcacacatctgtaatgccagtgctGAGTTCCCTGATAGTTACACAGTTCAAAGACAAACGGAGCTATAGCGAGACCGTCTCAAAAGATCAAAgacgggactggagagatggctcagcagttaagagcactgggtgctctccgggaggacccaggttcaattcccaacacccacatggcagctcacaactgtctgtaactccagttctaggggacctgataccctcacacagacatatatgcaggcaaaacaccaatgcatatttaaaaaacaaaagatcaaAGGCTAGGTATACAACTCAGTagtagaatcccccagtgaggggctggggtgtggctcagtggtagagcccctgcctaggatcctccagtgaggggctgggggtgtggctcagtggtagagcccctgcctagaatcccccagtgagggactggggtgtggctcagtggtagagcccctgcctagaatcccccagtgaggggctggggtgtggctcagtggtagagcccctgcctagaatcccccagtgagggactgggttgtggctcagtggtagagcccctgcctagaatcccccagtgaggggctgggttgtggctcagtggtagagcccctgcctagaatcccccagtgaggggctggggcgtggctcagtgctAAAGAGCTAGCCAAGCTTGCAAGGGGCCCTGAGTTCCATCGTCAGCACCGTGAACAAGTAGAATAAAATAGAACAAGtgtcttttataaagaaaatgttactTGCCACCTTGGAAGCCAGCCAGCAATGCTTGTCAGAAATAGATCACagtaaagacaaacacagaaatgtTAAGACTTGTTCATCACTGTGTAACTTTTCTCTTGCCCTGTTTGCCATTATAGGAGACAGATACAGGGGTGCCAAGGAGGGGTTATAGACACACAGGTTGTGTGGTAGGAATGCCGTGCAATGCAGCGCTAGCTACTGAAACAAAGAGAGGGGCCGGGAGAGGGCTCAgggttaaaggtgcttgctgccaagcctgaggacctgagttcaatccctggaatgcacaagatggaaggagagcactgactcccccaaattgtcctctgcacccaggaggcagaagtaggtaaatctctgtgaatcagaggccagcctggtcttggTAGTGAATtataggccaaccagggctatattTGGTCAAACcatgccaaaaacaaacaaacaaacaaacaaaacaaaacaaaaatcaaaaccaaaccaaacaaaaaaccccaccacaACAGCAATATCTATATCTCCAGCCAAGTTGTGTGCTACTTTTAAAATTTAGCttactggccgggcagtggtggcgcacacctttaatcccagcgctccggAAGCAGggttaggtggatctctgtgagttcgagaccagcctggtctacagagtgagttccaggacagccagggctgtttcacagagaagtcctgtcttgaaaaaccagaaagaaagagaaaaaaaaaagtttactgttggattttttttgtttctgtgtctgtttcatttttaatatgcattggtgttttggctgcatgtatgtctgagggtgtcaggtcccctggaactggagttacagacggttgtgagctgccatgtgggttctgggaattgaacctgggctcctttggaagagcagccagtgctcttaactgctgagcctttttttccttttctttccttttctttttcttccttccttccttcctttcttttttttccccccaccatAGGGCACTTACGTAACAAGGGAGAGGCATGGGTCACATTCCCAGTACCAcaagtacatgcacacaaaatgacGGAAAGGTGgctggcccagtgggtaaaggtgaaCCCTCCAACCCTGCAGGCCACATGCTGGAGGAGGGAGCCGACTGCACGCCGTCTTGTGCATGCACCCACAAGAATCCATACGCCAGACCGTGGTGGCGTACACACactcctaatcccagcactcaggaggcagggaaacGTCTGAGTtcgaggaaaaaaacaaaacaaaataaataaatactttattatatacatatatacactttctttccttttttcttttttttttttttttcttagtttctcgagacagggtttctctatgtacccgccgtggccgtcctggaactcgctctgtagcccaggctgacctcgaactcaccgagatcctcctgcctctgcctcccgagagctgggattacaagcgcacgccaccaccgcccggtgatcTCTGTGCTTCAGCAAAGCCTTTTAAAGATGAGTTCGTTCACGTCTTTCCTAACACGCAGTGTTCATATCGtagtgtggggaggtgggggtctAACCCGTCGTCCAGGAACGCTAAAGCCCCCAGTCTATCTCTGCACCCGCTCAGTCTATCTCTGCACCCGCTCAGTCTATCTCTGCACCCGCTCAGTCTGTCTCTGCACCCGCTCAGTCTGTCTCTGCACCCGCTCAGTCTGTCTCTGCACCCGCTCAGTCTATCTCTGCACCCGCTCAGTCTATCTCTGCACCCGCTAAGTCTATCTCtgcacccccacccactcctgcaGCCCGACCCGGGGCACAAAACCAGTTTCGGAATTGAAGCAGCCGCCAGAGAGCGCCCCCTGCCGGCGTCTTCACGCCGCCTCTAGGACGGACGGccgttctcaacccgtgggtcgcgACCCCACCTCCTCCCGGGGTTCGCATGACGCCAtcggaaaacacaggtatttgtTTCCACTGCGatccacttttttttaattaagaaatttttttaggccgggcggtggtggcgcacgcctttaatcccagcactcgggaggcagagccaggtggatctctgtgagttcgaggccagcctgggctaccaagtgagttccaggaaaggcgcaaagctatgcagagaaaccctgtctcgaaaaaccaaaaaaaaaaaaaaaagaaatttttttaggggccggagagatggctcagaggttaggagcaccgactgctcttccagaggacccgggttcaattcccagcacacacatggtggctcacaaccatctgtaatgggatctggcgccctcttctggtctgcaggcggacatgctgtatacataataaataaatctttttttaaaaaggaaggaattttttattccttttacacgccaaccacaggtccccctcccttccctcctcccgcacCCCTCCCTTGCGATTCCCAACGGTGGCAACATCACCGCTACGAAGCAGCGACGAAAAcagttttatggctgggggtcggCGCGACACGAGGGACTGCACTAGAGGGTGGCGGCGACAGGAAGGCCGGGGGCCGCCGCTCTAGGGACCCGCATGCCCTCACCTGGGCTGTCAGTCAGGCAATGAGCGGGAAGCACGAGGTGACCCGGTTGTGCGTGCAGGGGAGAGGGGGGCGGTGTGCCCACCATGCAGACCGCAGTCGGAGGAGCAGGCCTTGCTGGGCGGCGGGGTGGAGACCAGCATCGCAAAGGCCCCGAGGAGGGAGCGCCGTGCCCGGCACCCCTCAGCCAGGCCCAGCAGGCTGGGGTGCGGCTGGTTTGGGGTGCAGGGGGTTAGATTGTAGGGCTCCGTCCTAACGGGACGGCGGAAGTCGTTGGAAGGTTTAAACTGGACGTGTGACTCACGCCGGTAACAATCCCCACCctcgggaggccgagccaggaCGGTAGCTTCcaggttcaggccagcctgggctacctagtgaattccaggccagcctgggctacctagtgaatgccaggccagcctgggctacctagtgaattccaggccagcctgggctacctagtgaattccaggccagcctgcgctacggagggagaccctgtctaaaaagactTGTCTCAAGGAAACGGCAACACCAGTGCTGGTAAGAATATCGTAATTATAATGACGTAGGTTTCACTTCCCCTAGGGGGTTGGGCGCCAGGAACTGGGCTAATGATACGATCCatgcctgtgcctcagtttccccggcTCAAACACACGCGCGTAGAACGGGATGGGAACGCAGCGGGGACCGGCCGGTCCGCGGCGCCGTAAATGCCTGCAGTTCCGCCGACGGACAGCAGGTGGCGCCCTGCGGCCGCGCGCCATCAGACCCTAAGAGAAACTTCGCTTCTCcctcgcaaaaaaaaaaaaaccctcgaATTCTGCCTCGAAGGGGCCTCCGGGTTCCGCACGAAGAGTtctcactttaaaaacaaaacaaaacaaaaaacacaagacaaaaaaTAAAGCTGACTTTTCACTTTGCAAAAGTTCTGTTCCTATACAGTCAGGGGAGGTAGGCGCTTTAGGCGCTGCTTCCCAGAATGCACGGCGCTATGCAAATGAGCTACGTATTTTTAGCCGTTAGGGTCATTCGTGGCATGCGTTGCAAAAAAAGTATATATTCACGATAAAATGTGAGGATACTATTAGAAACATTAGAATTCGTCCTTTCCGGTAACTCGTGGATAATCACcataacttttaagattcctgataTTTGGCCTTTATATGCGTGTCCGAAAATAGCTGCTTCTGCCCGGATGATCCTCAGTGGTCTGGGGTGCAGGCTTCAAACCTGTAGCTGTTTAGCGACAGAGTGGTTCAATTCCACCTTTCGGGCGGGAGTATCTATCCCATTTTTGCTCCCTGCAAAACCACTTTCTTATGTGATAAACGTCTCTGTGCATCTCTGTTCTTGTTTATCCTCCCGTCGTAGTTACCGTTTGTCCCTCCCGGAAGGATCCAATGCATCTCAAACGTGGATTTAAATCTGTCTCTACAGTGCTAGGCTATGCCCGTCTATCTTCGGTGCCTCCCCTTCAATGGTTTATTCATCCAGCTGTTTGCTCGCTTATGCATTCAATCACGCGTGCACGCATTAGTCACATATTTGTTCGGTTGTTCACTCTGGCCCCGCCCTGCCTCTGGAGTGGAGCAGTGATGGGCAAACAGTTGTGATCACACCTTTAGCCCCGGTCCCCTGCGGGAACCCGGCCAGCGGAGAAGACAGCACCAGGCAATTATACGTGTTTAATGAACTCGAGAGAAAAGTAGAGCGTATAAAGCCGCATCACAAGGAGACCGGACCAGGGTGACCTTGAGACACACTCACGGATGGCAGGGCTGACAGAGAGCGAGGATGGGCGCACCGAGGCTGGTGCCTCCCCTTTTCTGAGGTCACCAGAACTCTGAGACCACCCGAGTGGTGGTGCACCTCCTCCCCCGGGCATTTTTCCTTCCCGGACTTTCTATTAAGGAAGTGACATGCGTCCTGCCTCCTCCCTGTCTCTTGGATCCTTTCTCTCCGGTCCTGGGTCCCTTTCTCTTCTAGTCACTCTCGGTCTGGGGAACACAAGAGTCCACCTAACACTGATCCTGCCCGGCTCCTCGGCTGCTCAAAACCCGTGATGTTCGAAAGAGCAAAGGAACTCTGTATTCTAAGCATGTCATTGCCTGCAGAAGCTCCCTGGGgttctctcccactctccacGCCTGCTGCTCCTGTCACGGTGACATCCCCCCAGTGCCCCAATATCTGATACCTACCATCTTCTTGACcctgaattcttgatcctcttgcctccacctcccaaaggctgggattacacGTGTGCCCCACCACACGCAGCCTCACACCCCTTTGGCTCTCGCTGAAATCACTGGACAGCCAACGTTCTGGATATATTCTTTCCCAGTCATGAGATCTCCCAGACCCTTGACCACGTCCGGACCTCACACCTGACATTCTGAGCCTTACTTTTTTCCAGTAGGTGACACAGCCTGGACACTTGGGAAGTCCTCCCAAGTATCCATTTTCCTTTCATCTGGCTGTGGGCTGATTGGTTAGGGCCCTAATAAATGCCTGTGAAGGCTTCCCAGCAATCCAAATTCATCCCGTCTTGCTGAAAGGAAGCCATGTAACGGGCGCCCAGGGGAAATAGACACTTTGACCTCGtggatacattttttaaagcttttttattGGCGACAGTGCAGAAccaaggggggaggggagctgcccagtgctAGACTGCCCCAGCACCCCCTGGGTCAGGtgcaaaatacaaaacaacaacaaaatcacaaatACAGCATGGGTGGGCAGCTACGGAGTCAATGAATTGTGGTCGGCAGCGGCAGGCCCTTCTCCTGCTCAAACACTCCCACCCAGGATTCTCAACGATACCGATCGTAAAAATCTACCACCCAGTCACTCTTAC
The nucleotide sequence above comes from Peromyscus maniculatus bairdii isolate BWxNUB_F1_BW_parent chromosome 1, HU_Pman_BW_mat_3.1, whole genome shotgun sequence. Encoded proteins:
- the Rtn2 gene encoding reticulon-2 isoform X2 encodes the protein MGSQVADLLYWKDTRTSGAVFTGLMASLLCLLHFSIVSVAAHLALLGLCATISLRVYRKVLQAVHRGDGANPFQAYLDMDLTLTREQTERLSQQIASHVVSTATQLRHFFLVEDLVDSLKLALLFYILTFVGAIFNGLTLVILGVCALFTVPLLYRQHQAQIDQYVGLVTNQLSHIKAKIRAKIPGTGTPAASVVSGSKTKGE